The genome window GGCTCCGGCAGCGTTCCCGAGGCGAGGGAGGGCAAACGCctgccggagccgccggcctcccggCGCTGATCTTGCCGCTTCGCCGCGCTTGGCGTCTTTTGGCCttttattattttggttttccTCTTCTTGGAAGCGTCGGAGCTCGCGCGCCGGCGGCAGGGGCTCGGTCGTCCCGATGCCGAAAGCAGCCGAGCTGCGGGTCAGTGCCGATCTGCCCGACGTCGGAAAACTCcggctgctttaaaaataataataataatcattaaaaaaaaaaaaaaaaatccctcgtggttttgatttttctctctttcaaagaaaaaaaaaagtgcaaaatgagCGGGGGCTCGGGAGGTCTCGGCACTCCGCCGTCCCGCGTCCTCCTGCCTCGCCGAGGCTCCAAATGAGCCGAAAacagatttgggggggggggaagaaaaggaaaaagaaaagaaacggaTTTTCCTGCTGCCCGTTGACTCGCGCTTCGCGCAGCGCCCCGGGGGCTGTCGGCGTTTCGGAAACCGCCTCTCCCGAGGGGACCTGGACCCCGGTTTGGTCTCCCAGCGCTGGGAAAAGCTCTGGGAGAGCGAAGCGGCTCCTCGCCGGGATGCCGAGGGCGCGGAGGGGACCTTCGGCCGGCACGAGGGGAAAAGAAACGTCTCTGTCTGTGCAGCAAAGTCTCCAGAACATCCCCAAAAGCAGAAAGTCCCAAGAACCCTCTCTCCGGTCCatagaaaaatgaataaatattctTTATAGCTCTCGTGTGCGTtcgggcgggcggcgggaaggGCTCTGCCCCCTCACTCGGCGTCTTCGCGTTCGTCTCCCTGCGGCGGCGGCCGAAATCCCCGGCGAGCCCGTCCGAGCGCGTGAGAGGATCCCCGCTCCCCGGCGTCACTCCAGACATCGCCGGGTTATTGCTAAGCTCTCGCGCGACGGAGGCGGACGGGGCCGGGCACGGCGGCCGTGCGGCCCACGAGGCACCGTCTGTGTCGTTTGTGCTGAAGGGATGGAGATCGCCTTCGGTCGTCTCTCCGAGGTAGAAAGGAATCTGTCCCCGAGGCAAGAAGCGGGGAAAGGAACCCGCCGGGGCGCGCGGCCACGCTGGCCGACGTCGCGGCGTCCGCTGGGTTTTAGGTAGGACAGAAAACATCCCCGCCGGCGGTGCCGGAGCCGGGGCTCGGCGAGAGCGGGGATGAGGAGTGCCGAGCTTCGCGGAGCGGCGTTCCCCGTCCCGGCTCCGGGCGGGCAGCGCGCCGCTCCCCGGAATATTTAGAGTCGGCGGAGAGGAGCCGACTGACACGGCGCCGTTCCTGCGCCCGGCCGGGACGCGACGTGTGCCGACGGCTGCCTCGCCTCTGCTCCGTCCCGCATCGAAACTACCCAAAAGTCCGGCTCGGCGTTTGGATCCTCGCCTGGAAATCCTCATCCGGAATAGCAGGCGGCGACAGCAAGCCCAAAAAAATCCCACGGGAGAGCTTTCGAGGTCGCTGTCGCCGCCGCGCTCTCCTCGGGCGCGTCACGGCGCGGCCGGAGCGTTCGGGGTTTCCGGGCGGGAAGAGAAGCCGCGGAGGCGAGCAGAGGCGCGAGCGGGGAGCGGTTTGCCACCCGCAGCCCGGCGCCGTGTTTCAGGGACGCGGGCGAAGCTCGGCTTCGTGTCGGTCAGCGGGAGGACGTGAAGGTTTTTTTATGTGCAAGAGAAGGGGACGGTCCGGCGGGCTACCTAACGAGATCCAAACGAGCGGCGGGTGACACGGCCACGGGGGTCGCTCCTCAGAGGCCGAGAGGCGGCTTGCGGTCGCTCTGCAGCTCCAGCCGCTTCACGCCGGCGCTGGCGTAGCCCTCGTCGCTGCAGACGCTCTGCAGGCTCCCGCGCTCGTCCAGGTCGCTCGGGCTGCTGCTCCAGTCGAGGTCCGCGGGGAGGTCGTCCGTGCTCTCCACGTCCACGTCCATCTCCTCTGCAGGGAGCACGggatcgttaaggttggaaaagatcacGAAGTCCAACCGTCGACCCAaccccaccctgcctgctaaacccggtccccaagtgccacgtccacacagtttttgagcccctccagggatggggaccccaccaccgccctgggcagccttggccaacgcctgaccgctcttccagtaaagaaatatttcccagTATCCACTCTGAACCTcccatatccaatctaaacctcacctcTATCCGACTCGGAGCGCTCCGAAGAGACGGCGGATCCGACGCTGTCCGTCCTCATCCTCTCCGCCCcccccagcttctccagctgccGCTTCAGGTGCCGCTGCTCCCGCTGGAGCTGCTCGATTTGGTGTTCGGCTTTCCGGTCGTAGTCCTCCAGCTTCTGCGGGGGACGAGGGAGACGGCAGCGTCAGCTCCCCGGCTTCCACCCGAGCCGTCGGAACGAGGGGCTCCCGGCCGCGGCGCGCTCCGGCCCCCCGGCTGCGTCGGAGCGGGGTGGGGAGGTCCGGACGCGGCTGGAGAAGGCACCTAAAGGACCCTTCCCCCTCCAAGCAGCTCCTACGTGCTGCAGCCCACCCTATTTCtctatttttggggtctgtgatACCCAGGGAGTCGCGCGCAGCCCgacgccagcgctcccccggtcACCTCCCAGCGCGCGGAGCTCGAAACGCGCCCGGCGAGGAGAGCCCCGCCGCGTCCGACGGACAACGAGCGAAGGAGCAAACGCTccggaaaagaagggaaaaacgCAGCTGCCGCCCAGCCCTGCCGCCATCCCCATCCCCGCGGCCCCCGGGCACCGCCGCGCTGCGGAAATCCGCCCGTGAAGCGGCCGCGGCCGCCCGCTTCGAGGCAGAACCGCCGCCATCCGACCCGCCACGGCGCCGACCTCCCGTGGCGTTTCCAAACCCGCGTCCCGACCTGGCCGTTACCTCCATCCTCCTCGAGGGTCCGGACGCCCCGAAAGCCCCGGCCACGGCGCAGCGCTCGCAGCCGACGGGGACGGAGCGCGGTTTCTGGCGTCCCCCGCAGCGGGGGGGGGGTTCGGAGGTGGCGGACGAGCCCCCGCGCTCGCTCACCTGGATGTGCAGCTTCGCTTCCGTCAGCAAGCTCAGCGTGGTGTGCCGGCCGGCGTCGGGGCCGAGCGGCACCAGCAccttcagcttctccaggcaCCGCCGCAGGTGGGCACGCCTGCGAAGAGAGCGCGCCACGCGCCCAGCCGTCAGCGACCCCCTTCCCAAACGGAATTTCACCCCTGCCAAGCACGGATAATCACCGAACCGAGCCGAAGCAGCCGCCTGCCCACCCTCCGGCAGCTCCCGCACGCCGAGTGAGAACCGCAGCCGGGCAAAAGGAGCTCTCCCGAAAACCCGGCGCCGGCCGACGCCACCGCCAGCGCCGTTCGGAGACGtcctgcccaggggctgccaaaCACCTCGACGTTGGGGGATCGGCTTTGGGTCATTCTCCTCCCAAAAAGCTTCACCGCAGGGATGCCGTCGGGTCGCCGCAGCAGCCGAAGCCGTCTGGGCTGCCGCCACGCGGCTGCGAACCCCGCGCGTCCCTCGGGAGCGCGtccttttcctgatttttttcggATCCGTCACCTTGGCACGTGCAGCTCCGGTCTAAGCAAAACCTGCAGCCTGCCGGGAgtgcctccctccccgcctcgcGATGCCAGGCACCCGCACTGCGTCTACGTTCAGACGCCGGCTCCGGCTTTATCGCCCGTGTGCCGCCGCCGAGGGGAAGCCTGGCTCCCGGAGGAAGGCTCTTTCTCTGTGGGTAACCGAGGTGCTCCCAGCACGGGGCGGCTCCCCTCGCCTGTGGCACTCCAGCTCCgagatccccagttcaagaaagatgaggagctactggagagagtccagcgcagggctgcgaggatgaggaggggactggagcatctctgctacgaggagaggctgagggagctgggcttgttcagcctggagaagagaagcctgagaggggaccttagaaatgcgcataaatatctgcagggtgggggtcaggaggacggggccagactctttccagtggtgcccagcgacaggacaaggggcaacgggcacaaactggagcagaggaagctccagctgaacccgaggaagaacttcttccctctgagggtgccggagccctggcccaggctgcccagggaggctgtggagtctccttctctggagatattccagccccgcctggccacggtgctgtgccccctgctctgggtgaccctgcttgggcagggggttgggctgggtgacccacagaggtccctgccacccctgccatgctgggattctgtgattccgtcaCACTCTCGGGGAGCGGTTGCGACAGCCGCCTTCGAAACCATCCCCGGTCGACCCGGGCAGCCGCCGCACTGGGATTGGGCAAGTCCCTGCCCATCTCGTTTCGGGCTCGCGAGGAGTAAACACGGCATTTGCCCACACCAAGCACCTTCTGAATCACGACGACAGCAAACCACGCGGTCGTTACTCCTCGGGTAAATCCCAAACACCGACAGGCTCCAAGAGGAGCCTGCAAAGATGGTTTccctgaggagggggaggaagagctgCCGGGAGCGGCGCAGACCTGTCCGGCCGCGCCGTGCCGGCTGACGAGCGATTCCCCGGCCCGATCTGCGGACAAGGAGCTCGCCCCGCCGAGGGCCGCGGCAGCGACGTCGAAATCCGCGGCCACCGctcgctaaaaaaaaaaataacaaccccGCCTCGTCACGCCGGCCAGAAAAACAACGAGCGGATGAAAACCAGCTCGGCCTGCCCAGCAGAGGTtacgcggcggggcgggagcgcggcggcaAGGCGGGCAGCGCCGACTTACGCAACGCCGACGCCGGAGCCCAGCCCGGGGTTTCTGCTGCGATGTCAGGCGGGCGGCGATGGCGAAAGGGCGTTTTGGCCACGCTTCACCCGGCTGCCGCCGCGCttcaaaacccccccaaaaccccactgGATggtgaaaattaatgaaaaaaaataccctgaaaGGGTTCATTTTGTGGGGAAAAGGATCTCCGCAGCCCATCGCCCCGCCGCGTCGCGCTTGTCGCCCTGAGGCACCCCTCGTCCCGCTGCTCTCCCTCCCCGCATCCGGCcacgccgctccccgcgcccggggAAACGCGGGCCGAGGCACCGCGGGACGGGACGGAGGCGTCTGTGCCGAGCAGCGGCGGAGGAAGGGGCGCGTAACCTCGCGCCGGGAGAAGCGCGTTTCTGCGTCCGGAAAATGACGGAGCGCTGGCTTGGGCAGCGGTGCCGACGGGATCTCGACACGGCGCCGGTCTGAACGAGGGGAGAGGGACGCGAGGCGAGCCTGGAGGAAACAAATGGTAATTTTCTCGGTCTTTTCAAACGAGGAATAAACAGCCCTGGCCTTTTCTCAGCCGCGTCCCACGCGACGCGGGCAGTTGGGCCTCCGGAGACACAAAGCGACCGAGTTCACGTGAATCCTGCGCAGGCAGCGGGACACAGCAAGGCTTCAGCCATGGCCAAGCCGTGCCAAGAAGAGGACACGCAGCCGGGCGACAACGACCGCGCTGGCACGTGGCAGATAATCCCAGGATGGTGGGGGTTTGAAGGAACCTCTgtggtcccccagcccaaccccctgcccaagcagggtcacccagaacaggctgcacagcaccgcggccaggcggggctggaatatctccagagaaggagacaccacagcctccctgggcagcctgggccagggctccgtcaccctcagagggaagaagttcttcctcgggttcagctggagcttcctctgcttcagtttgtgcccgttgccccttgtcctgtcgctgggcaccactggaaagagtctggccccatcctcctgacacccaccctgcagatatttagaggcatttctaaggtcccctcgcagccttctcttctccaggctgaacaagcccagctccctcagcctctcctcgtagcagagatgctcccgtcccctcctcatcctcacagccctgcgctgggctctctccagtagctcctcatctttcttgacctggggagcccagcactggacccagcactgcagatggggcctccccagggcagagcagagggggaggagaacctccctcgccctgctgcccacaatcctcgtgatgcaccccaggatcccatcggccttctcaGCACCCAGGCCACGCTGCTGGCTCAATCAAACCAGAGCTCTCTGCCCACGCCTCGGCTGCGGGCGAGCAGAGCGTGACAGCGTCCCGCCGGCATGGGATTGCCCCAGGAATCGGGAGAGGGATGAAAACCCTTCTCCTCGCCAGGCTTGGAGCAGGGTGAAGGGTTTCGCCGGCAAAccaggagctggtggaggagatAAACACCGTCATCGCGCAGCTGCTCCGGCTGGCACGGACAGGGAACGCTCAGAGCCAAGCACTCGCCTCGGCTCCCCGACCCCGGCGCCCGAGCCCCGGCAAAGCAGCGGTTCGCCCgcacccagctcccacccagcctcCAGCACTCACCGGTTTTTTTCCATCTCGTTGTGGGTCGacctgaaaaagaaagcagaaggcatTAACTCCTCCGTCCGACCGGGGACACCGTGATCAGTCAACGTTCCTTGGAAGCGTTGCAAACCTCGGGGGCTTTCGGAGCCGCTCGGTACCCCGGGGACGGCGAAAACGGCGCAGGGGACGGGCAGAGAGCCCGGGGCAAGGGAGAAACGGGCAGAGAAACGGCGGTAACTGGGCCAGAGAAACCATAAAGTGGGGTTTTCAGGCGGAGAGGCTCCGTTTTCCAACTAGGACCAGGGTTAAGCGGCTGCGTCGGCGCCGTGACGCAAGGCAGCGCACGCCGTCCATCGGCGGCCGCTCTCCCGGTccgcggcggggaaggggaagCGGCAGCCCCCAAgagctgccccccgcccgcccgcccgcggcaggAGGGTCGGTCTGCGGAGGGAAATCGCTCCATcacaacccaaccccaccacccGGCCTCTGTCGGCAAGAAAATGGAGTTTTGGTGCCCcggaatgccttttttttccccattttaaagCCTTCTGGCACAAGGAGGGCGCAGGGAGCAAGGGGAGACGCCACAATTCTCGGGGCGTAAAGGAAAGAGATGGGGGCCGACGGCTCGCGtgcccggtgccgctgccgggGAAAGACGAGACGCCGAACGCGACGCCGAAGCCCGGGCGGGCGCTACGCCCGTCTACAAACTCCCCCGCGGCTCCTAATTTTGACAAAGAGCAGAAAACTCTGGCTGGTGTTTATTTTCTCTCCGCGAAGCCGCTCGCCGGGGTCTCCTCCGCTTCGCCGCGGATCGCCGGCGCCCGGGAAGCCGTCGCAGCCCGCCTCGCGTCTTCCTCGGGAgactcggctcggcccgg of Opisthocomus hoazin isolate bOpiHoa1 chromosome 28, bOpiHoa1.hap1, whole genome shotgun sequence contains these proteins:
- the MXD1 gene encoding max dimerization protein 1 — protein: MAAGGGLSIQLLLEAAEYVERREREAEHGYASLLPGGKDGATQRRRAKARKSGGGGRSTHNEMEKNRRAHLRRCLEKLKVLVPLGPDAGRHTTLSLLTEAKLHIQKLEDYDRKAEHQIEQLQREQRHLKRQLEKLGGAERMRTDSVGSAVSSERSESDREEMDVDVESTDDLPADLDWSSSPSDLDERGSLQSVCSDEGYASAGVKRLELQSDRKPPLGL